One window of the Sebastes umbrosus isolate fSebUmb1 chromosome 1, fSebUmb1.pri, whole genome shotgun sequence genome contains the following:
- the ahcy gene encoding adenosylhomocysteinase produces the protein MSEKLPYKVADITLADWGRKAIDIAENEMPGLMKMREMYGKTKPLKGARIAGCLHMTLQTAVLIETLTDLGAEVQWSSCNIFSTQDHAASAIAKTGVPVYAWKGETDEEYVWCIEQTLYFKDGKPLNMILDDGGDLTNMVHTKYPKLLAGIRGVSEETTTGVHNLYKMLKKGELKITAINVNDSVTKSKFDNLYGCRESLIDGIKRATDVMIAGKVAVVAGYGDVGKGCVQALRGFGARVIVTEIDPINALQAAMEGYEVTTMDEASKEGNIFVTTTGCEDIILGHHFENMKDDAIVCNIGHFDCEIDMAWLKKNAAENVNIKPQVDRYRLKSGRHIIILAEGRLVNLGCAMGHPSFVMSNSFTNQVLAQIELWTNTSKYPLGVYFLPKQLDEQVAAAHLDKLGVKLTKLTDKQAKYLGLPTEGPFKPDHYRY, from the exons ATGTCTGAGAAACTTCCCTACAAAGTCG CTGACATCACCCTGGCCGATTGGGGGCGCAAGGCCATCGATATTGCAGAGAATGAGATGCCCGGTCTAATGAAGATGAGGGAGATGTACGGCAAGACCAAGCCGCTGAAGGGCGCCCGCATCGCCGGCTGCCTCCACATGACCCTGCAGACCGCCGTGCTCATCGAGACCCTCACCGATCTCGGCGCTGAG gtTCAGTGGTCGAGCTGTAACATCTTCTCAACTCAGGATCACGCTGCTTCTGCCATCGCCAAGACTGGTGTTCCAG TGTACGCGTGGAAAGGTGAGACCGACGAGGAATACGTGTGGTGCATCGAACAGACTCTGTACTTCAAGGACGGCAAGCCCCTCAACATGATCCTGGATGACGGAGGAGACCTCACCAACATGGTCCACACAAAGTATCCCAAACTGCTGGCAG GTATCCGTGGCGTATCAGAGGAGACGACTACCGGCGTCCACAACCTGTACAAGATGTTGAAAAAGGGCGAGCTGAAAATAACCGCCATCAATGTCAACGACTCCGTCACAAAG AGTAAGTTTGACAACTTGTACGGCTGCAGGGAGAGCCTGATCGATGGCATCAAGAGAGCCACCGATGTGATGATCGCTGGTAAAGTTGCCGTGGTGGCGGGCTATGGTGACGTTGGCAAAGGCTGCGTCCAGGCTCTGCGTGGGTTCGGAGCTCGCGTCATCGTCACCGAGATCGACCCCATCAATGCCCTGCAGGCGGCCATGGAGG GTTATGAGGTCACCACCATGGACGAGGCTTCTAAGGAAGGAAACATCTTCGTCACCACCACCGGCTGTGAGGACATCATCCTGGGACA TCACTTTGAGAACATGAAGGACGATGCCATCGTTTGTAACATCGGACACTTTGACTGTGAGATCGACATGGCCTGGCTCAAAAAAAACGCTGCAGAGAACGTCAACATCAAGCCTCAG gTCGATCGCTATCGTCTGAAGAGCGGCCGTCACATCATCATCCTGGCCGAGGGCAGACTGGTCAACCTGGGCTGTGCCATGGGACACCCGTCCTTCGTCATGAGCAACTCCTTCACCAATCAG GTTCTGGCTCAGATCGAGTTGTGGACCAACACCTCCAAATACCCCCTCGGAGTCTACTTCTTGCCCAAGCAG CTGGATGAGCAGGTGGCAGCTGCCCACCTGGACAAACTGGGGGTGAAGCTGACCAAGCTGACAGACAAGCAGGCCAAGTACCTGGGTCTGCCCACCGAGGGGCCCTTCAAACCGGACCACTATCGCTACTGA